A window of Campylobacter ureolyticus contains these coding sequences:
- the dnaK gene encoding molecular chaperone DnaK encodes MSKVIGIDLGTTNSAVAIFERGESKIIPNKEGKNTTPSIVAFTDKGEVLVGDTAKRQAVTNPSKTIYSIKRIMGLMMNENNAKEAQKRLPYKIVDRNGAAAVEIDGKVYTPQEISAKVLMKLKEDAESYLGGSVVDAVITVPAYFNDSQRKATKEAGTIAGLNVLRIVNEPTAAALAYGLDKKESEKIVVYDLGGGTFDVTVLETGDNVVEVLATGGDAFLGGDDFDNKLIDWLLTEFKSESGIDLKNDVMAMQRLKEAAENAKKELSSAMETTVNLPFITADQTGPKHLTKTLTRAKFESMIEDLVASTIKTLKNVMSDAGVSNSDIAEIVMVGGSTRVPLVQEEVKKAFGGKELNKSVNPDEVVAIGAAIQGAVIKGDVKDVLLLDVTPLSLGIETLGGVMTKVIEKGTTIPTKKSQVFSTAEDNQTAVTINVLQGEREFAKDNKTLGNFNLEGIMPAQRGIPQIEVQFDIDANGILTVSAKDKATGKATDIRITGSSGLSEAEIDKMVKDAELHKEEDSKRKELIETRNQADGIAHQTEKTLNEMGEKIPNDVRAKIESALNDLKATLKDESATKEAIDSKVQALSKVAEDMYKAAASQNAGANNAGADNKSGKKNDDDVIDAEVE; translated from the coding sequence ATGAGTAAAGTTATAGGAATTGACTTAGGAACAACAAATTCAGCAGTTGCAATATTTGAAAGGGGAGAGAGTAAAATTATCCCAAATAAAGAGGGAAAAAACACAACTCCTTCAATTGTTGCTTTTACAGATAAGGGTGAGGTTTTAGTAGGTGATACTGCAAAACGTCAAGCTGTTACAAATCCATCAAAAACAATTTATTCTATAAAAAGAATAATGGGCTTAATGATGAATGAGAATAATGCCAAAGAAGCTCAAAAAAGACTTCCTTATAAGATAGTTGATAGAAACGGTGCAGCAGCTGTTGAGATTGATGGTAAGGTTTATACACCACAAGAAATTTCAGCAAAAGTTTTGATGAAATTAAAAGAAGATGCCGAAAGCTATCTAGGCGGAAGCGTTGTAGATGCTGTTATTACAGTTCCAGCATATTTTAACGATAGCCAAAGAAAAGCTACAAAAGAAGCCGGAACTATCGCAGGTTTAAATGTTTTAAGAATAGTAAATGAGCCAACTGCGGCAGCTTTGGCTTATGGACTTGATAAAAAAGAGAGTGAGAAAATCGTAGTTTATGATTTAGGTGGTGGAACATTTGATGTCACAGTTCTAGAAACTGGAGATAATGTCGTTGAGGTTTTAGCAACTGGAGGAGACGCGTTTTTAGGTGGAGATGACTTTGATAATAAATTAATTGATTGGCTTTTAACAGAGTTTAAAAGTGAAAGTGGAATTGATTTAAAAAATGATGTTATGGCTATGCAAAGACTTAAAGAAGCTGCTGAAAATGCTAAAAAAGAGTTAAGTTCAGCAATGGAAACAACTGTAAATTTACCATTTATTACAGCTGATCAAACAGGACCAAAACACTTAACAAAAACTTTAACAAGAGCTAAATTTGAAAGTATGATTGAGGATTTAGTAGCAAGTACAATTAAAACACTTAAAAATGTTATGAGTGATGCTGGAGTATCTAACTCAGATATTGCTGAAATCGTAATGGTAGGTGGCTCAACAAGAGTTCCTTTAGTTCAAGAAGAAGTTAAAAAAGCATTTGGTGGAAAAGAGTTAAATAAATCTGTTAATCCTGATGAGGTTGTAGCAATTGGCGCTGCTATCCAAGGTGCTGTTATAAAAGGTGATGTAAAAGATGTACTTTTACTTGATGTTACACCTCTTAGCCTTGGAATTGAAACACTTGGTGGTGTTATGACAAAAGTTATTGAAAAAGGTACAACAATACCAACTAAAAAATCTCAAGTTTTCTCAACCGCAGAAGACAACCAAACTGCAGTTACTATAAATGTACTTCAAGGTGAGAGAGAGTTTGCAAAAGATAACAAAACTTTGGGTAATTTTAATCTTGAGGGTATTATGCCAGCTCAACGCGGTATCCCACAAATCGAAGTTCAATTTGATATCGACGCAAACGGAATTTTAACAGTTTCAGCTAAAGATAAAGCAACTGGAAAAGCAACTGATATAAGAATTACTGGATCAAGCGGACTAAGTGAGGCAGAGATTGATAAAATGGTAAAAGATGCCGAGCTTCACAAAGAAGAGGACTCAAAGAGAAAAGAGCTCATTGAAACAAGAAATCAAGCTGATGGTATAGCTCATCAAACTGAAAAAACTCTAAATGAAATGGGTGAAAAAATCCCTAATGATGTTAGAGCAAAAATTGAAAGTGCCTTAAATGATCTTAAAGCTACTTTAAAAGATGAAAGTGCTACAAAAGAGGCAATTGATAGCAAGGTTCAAGCTTTAAGTAAAGTTGCTGAAGATATGTATAAAGCAGCAGCAAGTCAAAATGCTGGTGCAAATAACGCTGGTGCTGACAATAAGAGCGGCAAGAAAAACGATGATGATGTAATAGATGCTGAAGTTGAGTAA
- a CDS encoding HlyD family type I secretion periplasmic adaptor subunit has translation MFKIFKKIKDDSYEFKPVIIEIEDTPQNPLGRTILYIVLSLIIFTFLWLFLAKIDIVVSSQGKVIPNGEIKILKPLESGVVSKILVKEGDKVLKGDTLMSIDPSVTTVNLQTKENELNNLNMSIIRLRALGNESDLTNEELNLLSNSELNLFLNQKNSYDNSINQYKFSIEELNFNIESSKDEIIRLNNLLNKNQNRLNRLEKVKDIISLKEYDELQKEVYDLTSKLNIAKNNKTAAINKLNATKEELEVFKQNSKGKFLDELIAKQKEANLIKAEINAYLFQSKQQLIKSPVDGYVGKLLVNTESGVVNSGEALITIIPANEPLIIKATTLNKDIGFLKEGQKVAIKIDTFNFQKYGKLDGELIHIANDAIEDEKLGIVYEIKVKPLKTTLNIDGEIKNIEPGMSVIAEVKVGKRRVIELFIYPIIKYLDEGLSVR, from the coding sequence ATGTTTAAAATATTTAAAAAAATAAAAGATGATTCTTATGAGTTTAAACCTGTTATTATTGAAATAGAAGATACCCCTCAAAACCCACTTGGTAGAACTATTTTATATATTGTATTGTCTTTAATAATTTTTACATTTCTTTGGCTGTTTTTAGCAAAAATAGATATTGTAGTAAGTAGCCAAGGAAAAGTTATCCCAAATGGAGAGATTAAAATCTTAAAGCCTCTTGAATCAGGTGTTGTATCAAAAATCTTAGTAAAAGAAGGAGATAAGGTTTTAAAAGGCGATACTTTAATGAGTATCGATCCAAGTGTAACAACTGTAAATTTACAAACTAAAGAAAATGAACTTAATAATTTAAATATGAGTATAATTAGGCTTAGGGCTTTAGGAAATGAGAGTGATTTAACAAATGAAGAGCTAAATTTACTAAGTAATAGTGAGTTAAATTTGTTTTTAAATCAAAAAAACTCTTATGATAACTCTATAAATCAATACAAATTTAGCATTGAGGAGTTAAACTTTAACATTGAATCATCCAAAGATGAGATAATAAGGCTAAACAATCTTTTAAATAAAAATCAAAATAGACTAAATAGACTTGAAAAAGTAAAAGACATAATATCGCTTAAAGAGTATGATGAGCTTCAAAAAGAGGTGTATGATTTAACTTCTAAATTAAATATCGCTAAAAATAATAAAACAGCAGCTATAAACAAACTAAATGCAACAAAAGAAGAGCTTGAAGTTTTTAAACAAAACTCAAAAGGTAAATTCCTAGATGAACTTATAGCCAAACAAAAAGAGGCAAATTTAATAAAAGCAGAGATTAATGCCTATCTTTTTCAAAGCAAACAACAACTCATTAAAAGTCCTGTTGATGGATATGTTGGAAAGCTTTTAGTAAATACTGAAAGTGGAGTTGTAAATAGTGGGGAAGCTTTAATAACTATAATTCCAGCAAATGAGCCACTTATAATAAAAGCAACAACGCTAAATAAAGATATAGGATTTTTAAAAGAAGGACAAAAAGTAGCTATTAAAATAGATACTTTTAACTTTCAAAAATATGGAAAACTTGATGGAGAGTTAATACACATTGCAAATGATGCTATAGAAGATGAAAAACTTGGAATAGTTTATGAGATAAAAGTAAAACCTTTAAAAACAACTCTAAACATAGATGGAGAGATAAAAAACATTGAGCCTGGAATGAGTGTGATAGCTGAAGTAAAAGTAGGCAAAAGAAGAGTAATTGAGCTATTTATCTATCCAATAATAAAATACCTTGATGAGGGGTTAAGTGTGAGGTAA
- the grpE gene encoding nucleotide exchange factor GrpE, producing MNQDELKNGFCADDKCENINNQADCTDNKECECEEKSDKNSQNDEVIKLQNELSELTDKFYRANADFENIKKRLEKEKLTAVAYASESFAKDILPVIDALEEALKIQTQGDDLASKIKDGVKQCLDMMLRSLEKQGIKQIKTDGKFDHNIHNAINQVEDESKESGDIHQVYQKGYLYKDRVLRPAMVVVVK from the coding sequence ATGAATCAAGATGAACTAAAAAATGGTTTTTGTGCTGATGATAAGTGCGAAAATATAAACAATCAAGCTGATTGTACAGATAACAAAGAGTGTGAGTGTGAAGAAAAATCAGATAAAAACTCACAAAATGATGAGGTTATAAAGCTTCAAAATGAGCTTAGTGAACTAACTGATAAATTTTATAGAGCAAATGCAGATTTTGAAAACATCAAAAAGCGTCTTGAAAAAGAAAAGCTTACCGCAGTTGCCTATGCAAGCGAGAGTTTTGCAAAGGATATTTTACCAGTAATTGATGCTTTAGAAGAGGCTTTAAAGATACAAACACAAGGTGATGACTTGGCAAGCAAGATAAAAGATGGCGTAAAACAATGTCTTGATATGATGCTAAGAAGTCTTGAAAAACAAGGTATTAAGCAGATTAAAACTGATGGTAAATTTGATCATAATATCCACAATGCGATAAATCAAGTTGAAGATGAGTCAAAAGAAAGTGGAGATATACATCAAGTTTATCAAAAAGGATATTTGTATAAAGATAGAGTTTTAAGACCAGCAATGGTTGTAGTAGTAAAATAA
- a CDS encoding IMPACT family protein gives MQTVNSEYYAKQEIKKSTFLSFLVPYELFDKTHERLKAEHPKAVHIVWAYRFYNKYLQIVENQSDDGEPKGTSGPPALNSLRGADIINAGVFIVRYFGGIKLGTGGLVRAYSSSVNLAISQAELIDFEIKDSCSFFVPFSLISRFEYFLDKEDLKCQKEFGNFGACIEISVNKDEFIKFYDFCKVFLIDEFKFLSIPLFAKDILKDFND, from the coding sequence TTGCAAACAGTAAATAGCGAATATTACGCAAAACAAGAAATAAAAAAATCAACTTTCTTGTCTTTTTTAGTTCCGTATGAACTTTTTGATAAAACCCATGAGAGATTGAAGGCTGAGCATCCAAAAGCAGTTCATATAGTTTGGGCTTATAGGTTTTATAATAAATATCTTCAAATCGTTGAAAACCAAAGTGATGATGGAGAGCCAAAAGGCACAAGCGGGCCACCTGCACTAAATTCTTTAAGAGGTGCTGATATTATAAATGCTGGAGTTTTTATAGTAAGATATTTTGGTGGCATAAAACTTGGAACTGGCGGACTTGTAAGGGCATATAGCTCAAGTGTAAATTTAGCTATTAGCCAAGCTGAATTAATAGATTTTGAGATAAAAGATAGCTGCTCATTTTTTGTCCCATTTAGCCTAATATCAAGATTTGAGTATTTTCTAGATAAAGAAGACTTAAAATGTCAAAAAGAATTTGGAAATTTTGGCGCTTGTATTGAAATTTCAGTAAATAAGGATGAGTTTATAAAATTTTATGATTTTTGTAAAGTTTTTTTGATAGATGAGTTTAAATTTTTATCAATTCCGCTTTTTGCAAAAGATATTTTAAAGGATTTTAATGATTAA
- a CDS encoding HrcA family transcriptional regulator has product MKINKRDLILNYIIEAYLDENTPIGSVDLGLRMDGLIPASTIRVYFKKLSDEGALKQLHISGGRMPTVLTMKNYWEKKLSNLDKKLIINEQVLEQVLDKFSIYCMIFSSDNEILNEVINYRDRFIILCFSRSEIVLKFDYRVYDLLLNLVGTELKDLERISIQVGLSDLRTKLKELKRSEIKFMANEVIAYKIFEDERFKMLFEPSITTKFSKNLLFYPIFEQGFMGIKTDVVYKDSDATMLCAGSVYEDYEKFFNIIGMEAA; this is encoded by the coding sequence ATGAAGATAAATAAAAGAGATTTAATACTTAATTACATAATAGAAGCTTATTTGGATGAAAACACTCCAATTGGCTCTGTTGATTTAGGTCTTAGAATGGATGGTTTGATCCCAGCTTCAACTATTAGAGTTTATTTTAAAAAGCTAAGCGATGAGGGTGCTTTAAAGCAGCTTCACATAAGTGGTGGTAGAATGCCAACTGTTTTGACTATGAAAAACTATTGGGAAAAGAAACTCAGCAATTTAGACAAAAAGCTTATTATAAATGAGCAAGTTTTAGAGCAAGTTTTAGATAAATTTAGTATTTATTGTATGATTTTTAGCTCAGATAATGAAATTTTAAATGAGGTGATAAATTATAGAGATAGGTTTATTATACTTTGTTTTTCAAGAAGTGAAATTGTTTTGAAATTTGATTATAGAGTTTATGATTTACTTTTAAATTTGGTTGGAACAGAGCTTAAAGATTTGGAGAGAATTTCTATTCAAGTTGGATTAAGTGATCTTAGAACCAAGTTAAAGGAGCTTAAAAGATCTGAAATTAAGTTTATGGCAAATGAAGTAATTGCATATAAAATATTTGAAGATGAAAGATTTAAAATGCTTTTTGAGCCAAGCATAACAACAAAATTTAGTAAAAATTTACTCTTTTATCCGATTTTTGAACAAGGATTTATGGGTATAAAAACAGATGTTGTTTATAAAGACAGTGATGCTACTATGCTTTGTGCAGGAAGTGTTTATGAAGATTATGAAAAATTTTTTAATATTATAGGAATGGAGGCAGCATGA
- a CDS encoding peptidase domain-containing ABC transporter — MQSALQTIGLICAINQIPFDPKSIINKFALTKNEPSIEEFVRILKTCEFKTKIKTLSLENLTKYEAPFVLQDKNGLYFTVLKVVKKDNKSNNKSVNSKNLNDNKSNSKSSNNNNSTKKNSKNHDSYSFIVFNGGSSTNELSFDELINISNSKFIVLSHKMLNSKIKFGFGWFYKRMLNYKRIVFEVLIASFIMQLFGLVTPLFTQVVLDKVLTHHSISTLRVIAIAFLATIVFELLLSLSRNYIFAHTTTKIDAKLGSELFSHLALLPMTYFENRKVGNIVARVRELDSIRDFIANKSVTVILDLLFSFVFVLMMLLYSVKLTLIAIFFVTIIALIYFFITPILRKRLEDKFQMGAASNSYLVEAVTGMQTVKSLAIEGSMQREWENYLGNYVKSSFNLSNLSNVASGFATCLQKMMTLSILYFGVGEVIKGNLSVGQLIAFQMFAGQFSSPVMRLVSLWNEFQQALLSVDRLGDILNTPTEQITNKPITLNNIQGDIKFDNVSFKYTPSSNLVLKNINLHITPNKSIGIVGRSGSGKSTITKLIERLYLQDEGAIYIDGIDIRHLNPYILRQNIGVVLQESYLFSGSIKDNISFASPGASMEDIIKVSQIAGANEFIATLDKGYDTAVGERGSSLSGGQKQRIAIARALINNPRILIFDEATSALDYESESIITQNLSQIKQNKTFIIIAHRLSTVRNCDEIIVMDKGEIKERGTHEELIKLNGYYKNLYDKQNLDIKSN, encoded by the coding sequence ATGCAATCTGCACTTCAAACCATAGGACTTATCTGTGCAATTAACCAAATTCCCTTTGACCCAAAATCTATAATTAATAAATTTGCACTTACTAAAAATGAGCCAAGTATTGAAGAGTTTGTAAGAATTCTTAAAACTTGTGAGTTTAAAACTAAAATAAAAACATTAAGCTTAGAAAATTTAACTAAATATGAAGCTCCTTTTGTTTTACAAGATAAAAATGGACTTTATTTTACTGTTTTAAAAGTTGTTAAAAAAGATAATAAATCAAATAATAAAAGTGTAAATAGTAAAAATTTAAATGATAATAAGTCAAATAGTAAAAGTTCAAATAATAATAATTCAACCAAGAAAAACTCAAAAAATCATGATAGTTACTCTTTTATAGTTTTTAACGGTGGAAGTAGCACAAATGAACTAAGTTTTGATGAGCTTATAAATATATCAAACTCTAAATTTATAGTCTTATCTCATAAAATGTTAAACTCAAAGATAAAATTTGGCTTTGGCTGGTTTTATAAAAGAATGCTAAATTATAAAAGGATAGTATTTGAGGTTTTAATAGCTTCATTTATTATGCAGCTTTTTGGACTTGTTACTCCACTTTTTACCCAAGTTGTTTTGGATAAGGTTTTAACTCATCATAGCATTAGTACTTTAAGAGTTATTGCTATTGCATTTTTAGCTACTATTGTATTTGAACTACTACTAAGTCTAAGTAGAAATTATATATTTGCGCACACTACTACAAAAATAGATGCCAAGCTTGGAAGTGAGCTTTTTTCACATTTAGCACTTCTTCCAATGACTTATTTTGAAAACAGAAAAGTTGGAAATATTGTAGCAAGAGTTAGAGAGCTTGACTCTATAAGAGATTTTATAGCCAATAAAAGCGTAACTGTTATTTTAGATCTTTTATTTAGTTTTGTGTTTGTTTTAATGATGCTTTTATATAGTGTAAAGCTAACTTTAATAGCGATATTTTTTGTTACAATAATTGCACTAATATATTTTTTCATAACTCCAATTCTTAGAAAAAGACTTGAAGATAAATTTCAAATGGGAGCAGCATCAAATTCTTATTTGGTTGAAGCAGTTACTGGAATGCAAACAGTCAAATCTTTAGCAATTGAAGGAAGTATGCAGCGTGAGTGGGAAAACTATCTTGGAAATTATGTAAAATCATCATTTAATCTCTCAAATTTAAGCAATGTTGCAAGTGGCTTTGCTACTTGTTTACAAAAAATGATGACTTTATCAATTTTATACTTTGGAGTAGGCGAAGTAATAAAAGGAAATTTAAGCGTAGGACAATTAATAGCTTTTCAGATGTTTGCAGGACAGTTTAGCTCCCCAGTTATGAGATTAGTTAGTCTTTGGAATGAGTTTCAACAAGCTTTACTTAGCGTAGATAGATTAGGCGATATTTTAAATACCCCAACAGAACAAATCACAAATAAACCAATAACTTTAAATAATATTCAAGGTGATATAAAATTTGACAATGTCAGTTTTAAATATACACCAAGTTCAAATTTGGTCTTAAAAAATATAAACTTACACATAACTCCAAATAAAAGCATAGGAATAGTTGGAAGAAGTGGAAGTGGAAAAAGCACAATCACAAAGTTAATTGAAAGGCTTTATTTGCAAGATGAAGGTGCAATTTACATTGATGGTATAGATATAAGACATTTAAATCCCTATATTCTTAGACAAAACATAGGAGTGGTTTTACAAGAGAGTTATTTATTTAGTGGAAGTATAAAAGATAATATCTCATTTGCTTCTCCTGGAGCTAGTATGGAAGATATAATAAAAGTTAGCCAAATTGCTGGAGCAAATGAGTTTATAGCTACTTTAGATAAAGGCTATGATACAGCAGTTGGAGAAAGAGGATCATCACTAAGTGGTGGACAAAAACAAAGAATTGCAATAGCAAGAGCCTTAATAAACAACCCTAGAATTTTAATATTTGATGAGGCAACTTCAGCACTTGATTATGAAAGTGAAAGTATAATCACTCAAAATTTATCTCAAATTAAACAAAATAAAACATTTATAATAATAGCTCATAGACTAAGTACAGTTAGAAATTGTGATGAGATTATAGTTATGGATAAAGGTGAGATTAAAGAAAGAGGTACTCATGAAGAGCTTATTAAATTAAATGGATATTATAAAAATTTATATGATAAACAAAATTTAGATATAAAAAGTAATTAA